A single region of the Salmo salar chromosome ssa16, Ssal_v3.1, whole genome shotgun sequence genome encodes:
- the LOC106575351 gene encoding zinc finger protein 239-like translates to MASVKLEDCSQTLELSVNIKDEEEEEKIGKSVNHGDHVETFSTSRETQQEDDRTKRSHHCPHCGEIFPILSKLEMHLKIHTGDNLYSCTDCGKSFKTSRSLTVHQRTHTGETPYSCSECGKSFSQQSNLKTHQRIHKGEKPYSCSDCGVSFSGLDTLKTHKRIHTGEKPYSCSDCGKTFSQLVHLNAHQRIHTGEKPYSCSDCGKSFSQQSSLKSHYRIHTGEKPYSCSDCGKCFTTSSAINVHQRTHTGEKPYFCSDCGRSFSRLNTLNCHQLIHTGQKPYFCSDCGKNFSLQSSLKSHQPIHTGEKPYSCSDCGKSFSRQGSLKSHQRIHTREALFLC, encoded by the exons atggcatcagtgaagctggaagactgcagtcaaacactagAGCTGAgtgtcaacattaaagatgaagaagaggaggagaagattgggaaaTCTGTTAATCATG GAGATCATGTTgagacattctctacatccagagagaCACAGCAGGAAGATGACAGAACGaagaggtctcaccactgcccacattgtgGGGAGATTTTCCCAATTCTATCAAAACTAGAAATGCACCtaaaaatacacacaggagataatCTGTATTCCTGTACTGACTGTGGAAAAAGCTTCAAAACATCAAGGTctctgacagttcatcagagaacacacacaggagagacgcCTTACTCCTGCTccgaatgtggaaaaagtttctctcaacagagcaatttaaaaacacaccaacgtatacataaaggagagaagccttactcctgctctgactgtggggtcAGTTTCTCCGGATTGGATACCTTAAAAACACACaaacgtatacatacaggagagaagccatatTCATGCTCTGACTGCGGGAAGACATTTTCTCAACTGGTCCATTTAAATGCACACcaacgtatacatacaggagagaagccttactcctgctctgactgtggaaagagtttctctcaacAGAGCAGCTTAAAATCACACTAccgtatacatacaggagagaagccttactcctgctctgactgtgggaagtgcTTCACAACATCATCTGCAATAAatgttcatcagagaacacacacaggagagaagccttacttctgctCAGACTGTGGAAGGAGTTTTTCCCGATTGAATACCTTAAACTGTCACCAGCTAATACATACAGGACAgaagccttacttctgctctgactgtgggaagaattTCTCTCTACAGAGCAGCTTAAAATCACACCAAcctatacatacaggagagaagccttactcttgctctgactgtggaaagagtttctctcgcCAGGGCAGCTTAAAATCACACCAACGGATACACACGAGAGAAGCCTTATTCCTGTGCTGA